A segment of the Marmota flaviventris isolate mMarFla1 chromosome 2, mMarFla1.hap1, whole genome shotgun sequence genome:
aatgaatatttattaaatgagcaGGACTACGTATCATATGGTCAACATGCAAATGTGTACACATGTCTGTACTCACGTGTATTAGTGGTTAGTTCCAGTGGTCGTTTTTACAAGTGTATGTCTACTTATGAATTTAgaatttttgggggggtgtggatactggggattgaacccaggggtgattaaccactgagccacgtccccagctaacttgcttagggcctcgctaaattgctgaggctgtccttgaacttgaaatcctcctgcctcagcctcccaagtccctgggattgcaggcgtgcgtCACTATGCCTGGCTGAGTTTGGAATTCTGTGCAGATGTGCTCACGTGTGTACTCGAGTGTCAGGGAGGGTGTGTGATCACCGCATGTGCCTGGATGGCTGTGCTCTCCGGGTATAATGTGTGCGTGGGGCATCTGCACGTGCAGGTGTCCTGGGAGAGCAGCAGGTCAAGCAGTGCTGTGGGGAGTGTCTGAGGTTAGATCCTTGCTGGGCTCAGTGGGCCGGCCAGCCCTCTCTAGGCCCCTTTTGGGCCAGGCCTCTGTCTCATCACTTTGCTGCTAAATCCTTTGGAGACCTGCCCTGTCCTCTGGGGAAGGCACGATGAGGAAACCTAGGCCCAGGAGGGACCAAAGTTGCCACGGTCCAGGACTGAGCACAGAAGTCTGTTCGCCACCTGTGTCCTCCCAGGGAGCTTCTGTGTCCCACAAAACCTGGGTCAGGGTGGACAACTGCCGGGGTGAGCAGCTCCAGCAGGCAGCAGAAGGGATTTTCAGTGTCCGCGGGCTCTGCGAAGCAGCAGGGTCCCCTCCCTCGGCCCTCAGGGTGCAATGGCTTTCCGGACCTCGGATCCGGGCAGATGAGCAGACAGGGAGCGCGGGCAGTGATCCGAGCCCGAACGTGATTTGTTGACTTGTCTGCGGTCTCGCACGGATGCCTGTGGGCGGGGCCACGAGCTGCCGCCCCCTGACGCTCCGCCCCCTGTGTCTGTTCCTAGCACAGGGGGCTTCCAGGCCCACATGGGGCGGCTTGCTCTGCATCGGGGCACCGGACCTGGAGCCCCAGACTGCAAGCCCCCCAAAGAGGGGGCTCAGCACGTGGGAATCCAAGAGCTGGAGCTTCGGCCTTCCTGCTCTGcctctggggaaactgaggcccaaggacTTCTTCCCACCATCTCCACTGAGCCCGAGAGGGTTCTCGCCTCCCTGCTCCCGAGCTGACCCTCCCTTCCAGAACCATTGTCCCTCGTTTTCATTCAACTTGCCTTTAGTCAGCACCAGGGCCCCCGCAGCGCAGCGGAGAGCGGGGCGTGCACAGACTTGAGCCAGCTGCTGGGGCTCAGGCCAGATCTCCCTGGCCAGGTGTCCTCGCCTCCCTGTAACCTGGGCACGGTATAAGAGGAAGGAGCTCAGAACAGTGCCCGGCTCTGTAAGGGACAGCCACCATTAGTCCTCTGTAAGGACAGCCGCCGCGGTGGTAGCTAGCACTCATTTCGCACCGTCTTTGCAGTGGCCCCAGGTGACCGCACCATTATAATCATTGCAAATGTGGAAACAGGGGCATGCAGCTGCCACCCGGGCAGTGCGGCAGTGCTGGGACTTGCACCCAGACTCTGGGGACTTTGGGGTGCTCGGCCTCCAGCCAAGGTCGCTCCTTGCCCAGGGGCAGCCTCCTCAGCTGCCAGGCATGATGGGAGCCTCCTGGAGCCTGGCGAGAGGCAAAGGATTTTATTCTCTGAGGAATGAAATAAGCAGGGGTTTGAGAGGCAGAAGCGAGAGGGGACCAGCCTGTCCGGCAGAGGGCCTGGTGTGAGTGGTGGACCTGCAGAGGGCCTGGTGTGAGTGGTGGACCACCTTGAGGCGGCTTGCAAGCTGGGCCCTTCCAGAATCTGAGTCCCCTGCACTCCAGGTGCAGGGCAGATGGGAGGTGGTGGTCTTGTTGCTTGGTGATGACCAAGGCAGCCTGACCTTGCTCTGTCCTGGCCCTACAGTGTCTGAGTTCGGGAAAGTCCCTCTCCAGGAGGCCTTAAAGGTCGATGACCAGCATTTTCTGGACCAGAGTAGTGAGGTGCTTCAGACTGTCAGGTGAGTGCTCCCCTTTTTTAGAAGTGTGCTCACGACCCCAGGTGGAGTCAGCCAGGTGTGTGCTCCAGCCTATCAGGAGGGAGGATCCTGCCTGAGCTTTGCAGgaggcctcccccaccccctgcaggcCCCCTGGGAGGAGGCGTTCCATCTGGCTCAACTCCCAGACCACTGGATGAGCACCCTTGTCTATGGAGGAGTGCTCCCCTTGCCAGGTTAGAGGTGCCCACTACCTGGGTGACTGCTTACAAGATTTAGGAGATGGCACCTAAATGGAGACACAAGGGCCCCCGCGCCTTTGGATCAGTGGATTTCTGTTCTCAGGGCCAAGACTGTGGCTCCAGGATCCACAGAGCTGGCAGGACCCCCAGCTGCTCCCTCCAACAGCTGGACCAGGTTTAGACACAAGTCTGAGAGTCACGCCTCTGTCCTTTAATGCACAGAGCCTCAAACTCAGGAACATGCAGAGATTGGGCAAAGTGTCCCCATTAATGTGGGAACAGAGACTTGCTACTGCCAGGAGTCTGGGTGTCCAGAAgaatgtatctatctatctatctatctatctatccatctcaTCTATGTGTCTATTTCTACCTCTGTCTATATCTTTCATCTATCTGTCTTTATCCGTTATCTCTATCTCTATTTATCTCTATATCATCTAGctatatctatttatctacaTATAGCATCTGtctatatctatttatctatctatccatccatccacccgtCCACCCACCTACCTACTTATCATCTATACTTTCAAACAATGACAACTAATTGAAAAACTTAACTTTAAGACCCTGGAACACACATGGGTAAATAACCATGTAGCTTGGGGTCACTGGTTTGAGATGCCCCAAGGAGCACTCGAAAGCTGTTCGTGGCACGTTAATAGTGGTTGAGAGCCGAGAACCGCGTAGACACCCACCCACCAAGGCTTCTGCCATGGTCTCTGGTCTGGCCATGCCACGCACGTCCCACAGAAGGGCCCTCATTTGCAGCCGTGGGAACACACTCAGGTGGTTGTGGAGCAGGCTCTAGGGTGGCCTGTGTGCTGGGGTGCACTGTGGACCCTCATCACCTGAAGCCAATGGCCAGGGTGTTCAGGGTGGGTCTGGATGCGACCTTTACCTCTCCTGCCGTTTTGTAGTGTCtgatcacccccacccccaactaaGAAATAAAGGGACTTTCActtgggaaaaaggaaaacaatgtcaTTGAACAGAGCGTGGCCAACAGAAAGGGCAGTCCTGGAGGGGGACTGTCCCCTTGCTGGAGGGGGACTGTCCCCTTGCTGGAGGGCTGCAAGCTGACCCTGTCTGCGGGGAAGCCCTGGAGGGATTTCCACCTTCAGTGGGTCCCAGGGTCTGTCCTTCCCCCTTCCTAAGTTCTGTGGTCAGGAGCGTCAGAAACCTGTGCAGTGAGTGGGGTCACTTAGTCCTGCCGGTGTCACTCAGTCCTGCCGGAGGCTCGGCCCTCGGTGGCCCTGCTCGGTACACATCCTGCCAGGGCTCACGGCCGCCCCCTCCCCTCATGGTCCCGTCCTCAGAAAACCCTTCTTCAGCACCAACGGAGTGAGGGTGGCTCAGGCCCCTGCTGCAGCGTGGATCCCCTTGTCCCCTTGGTTCTGCAGGATTCAGGCTCCAGAAGTCCGCGTGACGCGCCTCCACCTGAAGTTCCTCCCTGACTTCGGCATATACGTGTGGGCGGCCGCCAATTTCACTGTCAAGGTGTTTTGGTGAGTGACTACCTCCCTGTTGGGGGACACTCCAAGGAGCAGAGTAAGGCAGACCAGGTTTTGGGGGGCCGGCACCTCCTCCAGGCCACTCTCTTGTACCCTCTGAGCAGGACAAGACAGTGAGAGAATCTCTGAGatcccagcccctgccctttTCCCAaccctcagtttccccctctgtgaaatggggtgAAACTGGGCAGCGGGGCTGTGAGTAGATTCATTACTGTACTTGTCACCACCATCCTCTTTCATGGTGgaaggcacacagtaggtgctcaataaacgtAGCTATCAGAATGAGTCCTGAGCACCAGGCAGCCCTTAGGCGATGGCAGTCCGTGGCCAAGCCATGAGCTGGCCTTCTGGGGAGCCCTTGCTCTCACCCCTGCTCCCCGCACTGCCGTTTCATGAGTGCTCACGGTGGCCGGGCTCAGAGTGGGCTGTTTTCACCTGGTGACCTCGTGGGAGACTCAGCACAGCCCTGCGGGATAAGTGCCACCAGTCCCAGGCCCACTCCACAGAAGAGCAAGCTGAGGCTGTGCCTGGCGAGTGACCGGCCCAGGGTCTTGCAGTGGGGGGCTCAGAGGGCCAGAATTCACCAACTGCAACATCTGTACCCCATGTGGCCGGGGGCTCTGGGCCTGCCCTGGTGCAGCCGTCTCATGCCCCGTGGGGGGCAGCCCAGGTCTGGGACTTGGGGTTCTTTGGTCAGCTGGGTCAGGTTGTGCTGGGTGGGACCGCCCGCACTCAGGCCTGGCCTCCCTGCAGTGTCCCAGAGTCCCTGGAGCTGATGGTGCCTGTGATACTGCAGTCTGACTTACGTGTGACCCAGAGCTCCCTTGGGACCCCCAAGATCAGCATCTCCACCTTCTTCCCGCACTTCGGCCAAGCCACGGTGCTTGATGACAACAAAAAGTAGGTGTCTGCTTACAGGTACGGAGGGCAGGGCCCCAGGAGCTCCCGTGTCAGGGCTGCGGGGCCAGTTCTCGAGTGTCCCCCTCAAATATTTGTCCAATGAGCACAATAGACCTAAGAGACCCCCATTATCATGCCTCTTTTGTGATGGAGgacactgaagctcagagagggggagagacttgcctgaggtcacacagcctaTCCTAGCCATTGTCCACCAATACGCACAGCCAGTAATGGACACCCTGGAGAGGGACTCTGCCCATGACATTGGCTGTCGGGAGCCTCGGAGGCCACCCCTCCCTGCAGAGTGGGAGTGGGAAGCCAGCTTGCAAAGGGTGGAGAGGCTGCTCATGTTTTCATGTAGACTAACACAGCACCTGCCTGAACCCTACTGTGTGCTCCTCCCAGTAGGTGTAAGGGctcctccattttacagaagaacaaATGGAGCTCAGAGAATCTGAGTGACTAGCCTAAGGCCAGGAGCTGAATTCAAGCGAAGGAAGCTGCCTGATCCCACTGTTCCTGAGTCCCCAACACTGTGTCCCCATCTTCCCAAACATGAGGAGGGGCTCACTCCGAGGTGGTTGAGCATTTTGGAGTCTTTAAAAAACGCCATGTTTGCACAAAGCCTGAACACTTTCCCCAGAGACGGGTGCACGCACGTTCGTTCATTCCTGCCGTGTCCTGGGTAGACCGTGGTCCCTGGCGGTCTCCGCAGGCAGGGGCCACTCCTGGTGGTTGGAGGGGAGGCTGCAGCCAGAGCTGACATGGTGAAAACCTTCTCCCCACTCCCAGGCAGTGGTTCAGTGAGTCCCCGCTGTGACTTCCATCCACCCCTGACAGATGGAGGAAGCTCGGGTTCCCCGGGGCCACCTCTGAGAACCACCAACTTAGACCCCCCTCTCTGAGCTCCAGGGCCAGGAGGGGACCTCACTAGTCACAGAGAATTGGAACCAAAGCAGGAAGCAGACCTTGGGTCCTGCCGCCCCAGCCCACCGCCCTGGGCTCTGAGTGGTCATGGAGCCAGGGGACAGCAGGGTGGCCTCCTCTGGCCTTTGCAATGTCTCTGCCTCTCCCGAGCCTGGCCTTGGGCATCACCTTCTCGGCCACTTTGAGACCAAGACTCAGCTCCCTCCCCTGCAGTGTGGGACCTTGATTCCCGTGGGGTCTTGGCAGGAATCACTGGGCTCCTGACTGGGGACAGAGACTTCTGTCCCAGTCTTGGGGCACAGGGACAGGAAGGCCCTGTCCTCTCCACCTTGGCCTTGCTTGGCCAGGCTCCTCCGCCATCCCCTGGCCTGGGCTGTGAGCGTCCCGCTGAGAGACAGGCCCTGGGGACTCAAGGACCTTTCTGCATGTCTTCCTCAGCCTGTCCCCTGCGTTGCTGGCCACACTACAGAAGGACATCAAAGCTGTTCTCAGCAGCAAGGTGAAGACCCTGCGGGCGGCCCGGGACGGGGTGCTGCTGTGTCTGAAGGAGGGGTGAATGAACGAGGGGTTGTGGGCACAGGGAGTGGGAGCCTGGGgcggatggaacccagggcctcacgcggAGAGCcggtgttctaccactgggcaCGTCCCCACCCAGGGCCCTTGACAGCCCCCTGTGGACAGTCCCCCGGAGGACAGAGGGGCTGATGTGTTGTCCGGGGGAGAGGATGGGTCCCGTGGGGCTCATGCCCTTGGGGAGCCCAGTTCCGTGGGAGAGGCTGGGCCGGGACAGTGTTTGTGGACGGGGCACGGCGCAGAGCAGATGAGCCGGGTGGGTCCTGACCTTCCTCCCCGCCGTCACCCTCTGGTGCCCCGGGTTCCGTGTCTGCAGTGAGCGTCCGCCCTCCCCCGTGGGGCTGGGCAGAGTGGGTGCTCTAGGGTCACAGCAGATTTTGCTGTTGTCATTGTCAGCATCGACTGACCTGGGGGGAGGCTGTCCCTGGAGCCGGGTCTCATTGCCCAGGGAACGGGTCCTCCCTCTCGGCCATTCCAGGCCAGCCCTTCCTCCCCGTGAGGGGTGTGGAGAGGCCAGATCAGCCTTCTGCGTGCCGATTCCTCCCAGAGGAGGCCACAGCCTCCCGCTGATGGGAGGAcgggctggaggcaggaggggcTGCAGCTTGTCCCAGGGTCCCACAGGCTGCCCAGGAGGACCCTGGCCTTGCCCATGGGGCAGCTGCTTCGAGATCCTTCAGGGCAGGGGTCGTGTGTGGCTCTAGGGGACAGGAAGGCCCTGTTCTCTCCGCCTTGGTCTTGCATGGCCCGGCTCCTCCGCTGTCCCTGGCCTGGGCGGTGAGTGCCCCGGCCTTGCGGTCTCTCCTCTGGCCAGAGCATGGCGCACACGGCTGCCCACTGTGCCTGGGAGAACCTCCAGTCCCCCTGGACTGGCATCTGTGGCTTGCTGACTGCTGTCTTGTCCTGGGCACTGCCCCCTCCAAAGCTGGCCCTCTGGACCCTGGGGCAGTAGGCTCCCAGCTTTGGTCACTTCCCCGGCTGGGGCCACCTCAGCAGCCTGCATAGCCCTGCTTCTGTGTGCCTCTGGGCCCCGCCGCCATGACCAGCTCTGGGGCACTTCTCAGATTCCCTGGTGCCCAGAGGAGGAGCCGGAAGATGCCAGGGTGGGATTCCGGGCTCGGCGTAGGGGAAAGGGGAGCCTCGGCACAGCCCTGGACTCCTTCTAGCTCTGCCCGTAGCCACAGTGGCCCCTCACCACCTTCTCTCTGTCCCCCACAGCTGAACCTGAACTTGGCCAACCTGGTGGACAACATCAATATCCACATGGGCACCTTAATCAGTAAGACCTGGGGCTTCAGGGCAATGGGAGGCCAGGGCCCTGGGGCCCCCAAACCCTTCAAAGACTCCCCGGAATCTgggaggccagtcttagcaaggCTGATGTGGGGTCTTCAAACCGCAGGTCTCTGTGCAGCCTGGGAGACTCTGAATTCTCTTTGATTCCAGAACCTGCATATTTTAGCTCCAATCATCTGAAGAAACGAAATAAAAGCAAATCTTTAAGTCATGGGTCTTAATATTGGAGAATCTTCAAGTCCAGCATCATTTCCAGGAATGGGGGATTTCAGGGCTCTGACACTCGGAAGGGGCCTCATAGCGACCTTTTCCTTCCATAGAGTTACAGTTGCAATGTGCTGGGATTTGTTGTGACACAGTGTGtcagctcacagcagccccaaGGGAATCCACAGGAGTCGGTCTGCACCACCCTGGGAGGCAGGCTGTGACTTTGGGGACGCGCGTCACTAGAGCTGGCCTGGCATGCCCTGGGGGTCGGGGCTCAGGCCTGGCTGTCGCAGATGTATTGTGTGTCCGGGATGCAGTTTCTTCAATCGAACAGTTATGCATTCAAAGGCCATGTTGGAAGGGATGGGTGACCACCCCATCCACTTGGGGACTTCATGACTATTAGTGCAGATTTCTGATTTTTGACGTGAGGGGAGGTTTTTCCTTTGCCATCAGTTTAAGAAAAAGGAAGTTGATTTAAGCAGAGCTGTTGGTCCAGTGCAGGAGGACAAGTACAGCTTGCCCTTGAGCCTGACTGGCTGGACTCCTGGCTGTGTGACCCACGTTAGGTCAGTCAGCcttcctgggcctcagtgtcctcctctgtaaaatgggagcaTGGCCTTCATGAGGATGAACTGCAGTGATTCGTGTAAAGCGCTGCGCCCGGGCTGAGCCAGGGAGCCAGCTGGGTTTATGGGACAGGGTGCTGGACTTTACAGATGGACTCTTGAAGTAGCTCTAGGAAGGGGGATGAGTGGCCCCAGGGCACCCATCCTGTCCTTTTTGTGTCCTTGGAGCCTTTGGGCATCAGGCTCAGGGCCATGCACAGCCTGTGAGATTAAAGGCAGTGGGCAGGAAGGGTGGGTCAGGGGCCCAAGGGGCGGGGCATGACCATTGTGTGCTGCCCCGGGGGCCCTTCCTGCAGGACAAGTTTGGGGGCCACCCACCATGCAGGCAGGGCCCTTGGTCAAGGCCTTCCTCCCCTCCACCTGTCAGGCTCCGtctgcctcccccaccctctgcctTTAGCCAAAGCTCTAATAGTACTCTGTTTAAAACCCAGAAGAACACAAAACTATGTGGGGTTTCACcctagatgagagagagagagatagagagagagagagagagagggagagagggagggagggcaggaaagaagagagatttACCTCTgcataaggaatttttttttttaaatttgaaattctggGCTACATATTCAtctatttttcccatttcttaaaCATCCTTCATGaatatatatcattatttaaaaacttttaatattttacttataatgaaaatatggaataattcaccttttttaaaaaaagtgaattttgacaaatgcagaGCTGCGTAATCCCCTCATACTCAGGTACAGAGCATGACACTGGCTCCCAGGTCCCTCATGCTGCCCACTGCTCCTGATCTGTAGAAATGGAGTCATACTACATTGCTTTTACAATCataaaacatttccaaaatattagagaaaataaaattaaatccagaAGAGACAATAGAAAAACAGGAATCTGAATAGAGataaatacatttatgtatttataaacatatttatatatttttatatcctatgtttttatatggaaaatattaagtgtaattacatattttatatgtaaacaaaaccaaacaatacAGACAGTATAATACACATTGATATCCATGCAGactcatatacatacatagtgAACTTGGTCATCCAGAGCCTTGGGAGCAGAGCTCTTGCTGAGGTAGGTTTTCCTAACAGCTGGGCTTGAGCTTAACCTGAGACACCTTCAGCCAGGTCCAGGGATGTGGTTCCCCTCATGGATGACTTCTGCAACCTTTCCCATGCAGAATATTCAGAGCCTTGAGTAAACTTGCCTCATAGGTTTTGGGCTCTTAATTGTGCCTCCTTGCAAGCTGCCCTGAGTCTTTGTAGGGGAGTCAGATTCCTGTGCTCTTGCACTGACTGCACCTGGGGATATGTGCCTTTGGTGTTCCTTTAGGGGGCAGTGTGATTAGATGGAGTGACCATAGCTTTGAGGTCAGACTGAAAACTGACCAAATATACAATCCTAGGCAACACTGAACTCCAaacagtgtgtgcatgtgtgtaggtAAAGTCATCTTCTAGTGTTGTGGTGGTGGCTGAATGAGAGTAAGTGAAGTATCTGGACTTGATAAATGTGAGCtcgcttctttttctattttccttcttgctttttATCAGGCAGATTTTGTGCCTAGATGGagccttctccttccttctaaTTTCGAATTACTAGTCTTTTACTGATTGAGAAAGCAGAAGCCACCTGTCAAATTTGTGTCTAAACTAAGAGTCAACAGGCTGTGGGTGGGCAACACCTGGGTGTGTGCCCTTTGACATGTGCTTCCCCAGAGGCCTGGCCGGTCCCTCTGGCTGGCCTGGTTCTGGCTACTCAAGGTAGTCAGATAACCTAGTTTTGCTGGTCTAACTATCCCcttttttcttctccatcctGATTTTATGAAGGCCTCAACCCTGTGAGCCCTGAGTCCCAAATCTGCTACTACATGATGAATGCACCCAACATTACCCGGGACTACATTTCCATGAATCTAAATGCAAGTACCTTCCTGTCAGCCCAGTGCTTGGAGCCGGTTGCCTCTGGGGTCCTTGGTGTCCTCGAGGAGTCTTAAAAAAATGGGGAAGTGAAAGGGAGAGGGGCTGGTGTGACGTTCTGCAGGGAGTGTGACCCCCAGGCAGAGGAGGTCACGTGAGGTGTGCTCGTGGCGGGTTGGGTGGGGGTTGAGATCTAGGAGCTGGACCTGTCCCAGGGCCATGTCCCTCCTGAGACCCTGCTGCTCTTCTCCCACCTCCACCGTAGGCGGTTCTCTTCCTGCTGGGCAACCCCATCATCCTGCCCACGGACACCCCCCACTTGGAGCTGCCAGAGTTAGTGGGCAACAAGGCGGCCATGGCCACTCTGGCCCTGTCTCAGAACCTGTTTGACtctgtcctgctgctgctgcagaaGGCCGGGGCCCTCAACCTGGACATCACAGCGCACCTGGTGAGCGAGGCCTCTGCCCAGTGAGTGGCCTTCCCGAGGGACACCACAGATGCCGAGTGGCAGGCGGGTGGGACAGATTGCAGGGTGGCCACTGGCAAGGTGGCGTGGGATCCGTGGGGCGGGGTTCCTGTCCGGGAGGGGCATGTGGCAGCCTTGCTTGGGGAATGGCTGCCTTAAAACTTGTCCTGGGTGGGGGCTTGCAGCAGTCAGATGACAACCCGCTGAACACCTCCGTCCTGAGCAAGTTCATCCCCGAGGTCGGTGCCCTTTCTGGTCACCCCAGGTACTGGGGGCTCCCTGGGGTGTGCGACCTCGGCTGGCTCATGTCCGTCCCAAGTGGGTTTGCTCAGTACCTGCCCTTAACTCTGCTCCCCAGCCCTCCGGGGTGCCCCTGGCCTGTGTGGACATCTCGCTCTGCTCTCCCACTGCCTCTGCCCAGCAGTGTCCCTGCCGGGCaccctttcttcttcctgtgcCTTGTTCACCCTCAGGGCCCAGCTCAGGAGCCTCCTCCTGGAGGCCACGGGCTTGGCCTGGATGTGCCCCTGTGGCCCAGTCGTGAGGGCCCTGGTGGTGGCCACACTTGGGGGTGACTGGGTGGGACTTCTGCTCAGCCCTCGCCTAGCAGGGCTCCCTCCCTCGTGCCCTCTCTGCTTCTCCAGGTGGCCCACCAAGTCCCCGAGCACAAGCCCGTGGTGCTCAAGGTGCGCCTGGGTGCCACGCCCGTGGCTGCGTTCCACAACAGGAGCATCACGCTGCAGCTGCAGCCCCTGGTGGAGGTCCTGGCCACCTCCTCCAACTCGGCCTTCCAGTCCCTCTTCTCCCTGACTGTGGTAAGAAGCCAGCCAGGTGAGGCTGCCAGGTAGGGCGCCTCTCAAGAGCTCGTGCGTTCCTGCCAGCTCCTCGCAGGCTTTCTCCTGTCCACGGTGGTCCCCTGTTGTCTCTTGAACTTGTTTAGCAGCACATTCCTGCCCCAGTGCCTTTGCACGTACTGGGCCCTCTGCAGAGGGCTCTTCCCTGCTCTTGGCATGGCTAGCTCCTTGGCATTTTTTGGTTCAGATTAAATGCTGTGGCCTTCCTCGGGGCACCCTGCCCCACCCTGAGGGAGAAGGTTCCCTCTAGCCCTTCCA
Coding sequences within it:
- the Bpifb2 gene encoding BPI fold-containing family B member 2; translation: MAGVHGLRLLLALLLPVVSASTASTVVRINKAVLSYVSEFGKVPLQEALKVDDQHFLDQSSEVLQTVRIQAPEVRVTRLHLKFLPDFGIYVWAAANFTVKVFCVPESLELMVPVILQSDLRVTQSSLGTPKISISTFFPHFGQATVLDDNKNLSPALLATLQKDIKAVLSSKLNLNLANLVDNINIHMGTLISLNPVSPESQICYYMMNAPNITRDYISMNLNAVLFLLGNPIILPTDTPHLELPELVGNKAAMATLALSQNLFDSVLLLLQKAGALNLDITAHLQSDDNPLNTSVLSKFIPEVAHQVPEHKPVVLKVRLGATPVAAFHNRSITLQLQPLVEVLATSSNSAFQSLFSLTVGVNLNLQLSVSKAKLYGTTSVVGDIYLAVASSNVGSINLDGVYTLMDTVFEKPLLEHFNALLGIGISLPTVTNLHYVNPDICINENSVVISSGLSYHP